From the Solanum stenotomum isolate F172 chromosome 4, ASM1918654v1, whole genome shotgun sequence genome, one window contains:
- the LOC125861747 gene encoding peptidyl-prolyl cis-trans isomerase CYP59-like, translating to MPSASVFFSCLPENRLSFCSSVMIRTSLGDMGIDLFTSLTCKIFSKLCKINYYDGCDSVVQTGDDSYKFLYGDQARHSDLKRAMASAGENNLNATKLRDTDLDNLDGKRTVSGERDLLYAEIKPRVLWVCNLNSVTEDEDLYTIFSRFGTVASAEIIRDRETGDSHCYGFIEFEDNEACELAYFKMINAVIDDRRIHVGFSQSVAKSWNQY from the coding sequence ATGCCTTCCGCCTCCGTCTTCTTTTCGTGCTTGCCGGAAAATCGGTTGTCATTCTGTTCCTCTGTGATGATAAGAACAAGTTTGGGAGACATGGGAATAGACTTGTTTACCTCTTTAACGTGCAAGATTTTTTCGAAGTTGtgcaaaattaattattacGATGGTTGTGATTCCGTTGTGCAGACGGGAGATGATTCATACAAATTTCTATATGGTGATCAGGCTCGGCATTCGGATTTGAAACGAGCCATGGCTAGCGCTGGAGAGAATAATCTAAATGCTACTAAGTTACGTGATACAGATCTGGACAACCTTGATGGGAAACGTACTGTTTCTGGAGAGCGGGACCTTCTTTATGCTGAGATAAAACCCCGTGTGCTCTGGGTTTGTAATTTGAATTCAGTAACTGAAGACGAAGACCTATATACAATCTTCTCACGCTTTGGAACCGTGGCATCTGCTGAAATTATTAGAGATCGCGAGACTGGGGATAGCCACTGTTATGGTTTCATTGAGTTTGAGGACAATGAGGCCTGTGAGTTAGCATATTTTAAGATGATTAATGCTGTAATTGATGATCGAAGGATTCACGTTGGTTTCAGTCAGAGTGTCGCAAAGTCATGGAACCAATATTGA
- the LOC125861730 gene encoding peptidyl-prolyl cis-trans isomerase CYP59-like → MSVMIVTSLGDMVVDLFTDECPLTCKIFLKLCKIKYYHNCLFHTVRKNFTMQTGDPTGTRSGGDSIYKFLYGVQARFFGDEIHPDLKHSKRGTVAMASTGTGEKNLNASQFYITLRDDLDSLDGEHTVFGEITEGFDTLNRINEAYMDDKGKPYQNIRIKHTYILYDPFDDPSQLDDLIPDASPERKPNDEIDDDVRLEDDWMPKDEELGVREEKEAHSRAVILESVGDIPYAEMKPPDNVLFVCKLNPSTKEEALYIIFSRFGTVTSAEIIRDHKTRDSHCYAFIEFEDKESCEQAYFKMDNTKIDDRRIRVDFSQSVAKLWSQYRPRNQRGSGVDAIKQQKEHNKQQHGGYCNSKYTKFLKTRKETRKHKGRKHRHITKTR, encoded by the coding sequence ATGTCTGTGATGATTGTGACAAGTTTGGGGGACATGGTAGTTGATTTGTTTACGGATGAATGTCCTTTGACATGCAAAATTTTTCTGAAATTATGCAagataaaatattatcataattgTCTCTTTCATACGGTTCGAAAGAATTTCACAATGCAGACGGGAGATCCAACTGGAACAAGATCCGGAGGGGATTCGATATACAAATTTTTATACGGGGTTCAGGCACGTTTTTTTGGTGATGAGATTCATCCAGACTTAAAGCATTCAAAGAGGGGAACTGTTGCGATGGCTAGCACTGGTACTGGTGAGAAGAATCTAAATGCTTCTCAGTTCTATATCACGTTACGTGATGATCTCGACTCCCTTGATGGGGAGCATACTGTTTTTGGAGAGATTACAGAAGGATTTGACACATTGAATAGGATAAATGAAGCTTATATGGATGACAAGGGGAAGCCTTATCAAAATATACGAATCAAACACACTTACATATTGTATGATCCTTTCGATGATCCTTCCCAGTTAGACGACTTGATTCCAGATGCTTCACCTGAAAGAAAGCCGAATGATGAGATTGATGATGATGTTCGACTAGAGGATGATTGGATGCCAAAGGATGAGGAATTAGGTGTTCGTGAAGAGAAGGAAGCACACTCCCGAGCAGTAATACTTGAAAGTGTAGGAGACATTCCTTATGCTGAGATGAAACCCCCTGACAATGTGCTCTTTGTTTGTAAATTAAATCCGTCAACTAAAGAGGAAGCACTATATATAATCTTCTCACGCTTTGGAACCGTGACATCTGCTGAAATTATCAGAGATCACAAGACTAGGGATAGTCACTGTTATGCTTTCATCGAGTTTGAGGACAAGGAGTCATGTGAGCAAGCATATTTTAAGATGGATAATACTAAAATTGATGATCGAAGGATACGAGTTGATTTTAGTCAGAGTGTAGCAAAGTTATGGTCCCAATATCGACCTAGAAACCAAAGAGGCAGTGGTGTTGATGCCATCAAACAACAGAAAGAACACAACAAGCAGCAGCATGGTGGATATTGTAACTCAAAGTACACTAAATTTCTGAAAACAAGAAAAGAGACAAGAAAGCACAAAGGGAGAAAACACCGGCACATAACAAAGACACGTTAA